The window TAGGAGGAGGTCTCAAGTGAGGTGGCAGCCGATACGGATGACAATTAGAGGCAGACGTAGGATTGAAAGTACGAACGAGTCGTTCTAGTCCAAAGTCTGCTACTGCTTATTCCTCTTCATATGACAGCTCCGTGGAAATACGATCGTCTTAGTTCTGTTGTGTTGGCACATATTTTTCTTCCTTTCTTCAACAATTTTTTTAATGAAATGGCTTACTTTTTATGTAATGGCAAATATAAGTTTTATGTCAGAAAAATTAATTGAGATTCGATACAATGAGACTACAAACTGAAGTTAGACACTATTTAGAAGCTTATATTTTGACTGTTACAAGGAAAACATTGTTTAGAATTTACATGTTTCCTACTTCTGCATTCTCATTCTCTTCTCCACAGCAGATAATCTTAGCCATGTCAAAATCTTGAGGTATGAGGCGTCTAGATTCCATCTCTCGGCATAGCAATTCTACCAATTTTCCTTTCCCGCAACGTCTAAGTCCCAGACAAAGATCAGATACGATATCTGAATCAGGAACAAAATTTCTCTCAAACATTTCTTTCAAGATTTCCACTGCTCCATCAAAATCCCTATTATTGCAAAAACTAGACAACAACATCTTAAAAGTATGTTCATCAGGATGATAGCCGCTCCTGACCATGCTTTTATACAACAGAAAAGCACGATCTGAGTTCTTTCTCACACACTCCCCACCAACAAGGGCAGAAAAGGTTGAGGCATTTGGGACAAAGTTCTTACTGTCAAGCTCTTTTACCAGATATGCAGCTTTCTTCGTTTTACCCTCCTTGCATAGTCCCAAAATCAGTCCATTATAAGTCAGAATATCAGCACTTACTCGATTCTTCGACATCTCCTCAAAAAGCCTACTACCCATCTCACTATTACCTGCTTGACCATACCCATTTATCAGGGTATTATAGGTTACTGTATTAGGAGCCACATTTGCAGCTTTCATCTCACTAAAAATTATATTTGCTTCTGGTAGTTTACCTTGCTTACAGAACCCATCAATAAGCGTGTTAAAAGTTACCACACTCGGGTGCAATCCATTCTTCACCATCAAGTTTTTGAACTTCACAGCAGAACTCAGAAGACCCTTATTGCAATGTCCTGCAATCAGTGTATTATACGACACAACGGTGGCACTGAAACCCATGCTCTCCATCTTCTCAAGGACCTCAACAGCATTCTCTAATTTCCCCACTCTACAGTAAGCACACATAACCATATTAAGAGTATAAACATTTGGTGAAATCCGACACCGCCTCATTTCTCTATAGAACGCCAAAGCAACATCAGCTCTATTCAAATCAAGCAATGAGCTCACATATGCATTGCAAGACTCAACCGTCGGGTAAAACCCATAATCCTTCATCCTACAAAACGTGTCTGTGGCATTCCTAAACTTCTTCATATGCGCAAATGTCTTGAAAAGCGAGTCAAAAACCCGAGGAGAGGAATCACACGAGCGGTACGAATACAGTATCGCCTCAAACAGCTTGGAAGGCAAGTCTATGTTCCCTGGCACAAGAATCTTCCTCAAAATCGACTCGGCAGACTTGAACTTTCGATACTTGGTGAGAATGTGGAGAATCATGGAATGTGTTTCGAGGGTAAGTGAAGTCGGTTTGTGAGTTCCAACCCAGTTGAAAAACTCAAGGGAAACAACATAGTCTTTCTGAACTTTCAGGAAAACATGTTTCACTCTGAAAGCAGTTAGACCATTGGCTAAAGAGTTGAGCTTGGCCCAGTCAGAGTGAATCAAATGGCTGTTTACAACATTAACAAAATCAAGGTCTTGGCCTTTGGGTTCAGGAATGGTTCTGTGGGGAATAGGAATTGGGTTCCAATTCCTTGTTTCCAGTTTCACATAAACTGAGGGTTTTGTAAAGGTGGGTTCTTTAGGAATTGAAGTGGGCAAGATTGAAATTTGACGTAATGGGAGTTTATTCATAGTTAAGCTAGCGTATCATGTAGAACCCAGTTCTGTATTTTAGGTCTGTAAGTTCTTACAAGCAGATAGATTCAAGTTTGCGGATCAATATGAAAATTTCTATCAGAATTTGATCCAGTGAGACAGAAAATTGAAAAGAACTGAAGGCAGGCGTTGATTAGAAAAGGGATGAACTGGGAAAAGGGTGATGAAGACTCACTAACCTTGTTGGAGGCTGAGGATGAAGATGATGGTGCAGAATGAGCTCTGACTGTGCTTCACCTTGTGTGTAACCAACGAGTCGAGAACAAGTAGCAAATGAATATTTGTCAAAAATATTTCCCAAACAAAAATTACGTAAGTAAATTTCCACATCAGATATTGTGGAAACTTTTGATTATTATTGTGAAGAATATAAATGTGGGAGAAAGTCTTAGGTGCGGCTAATGCACCACGTGTCATGTGCGACCCACCAGTCACACAGCGACACCTTGTTTTTTTTCCT of the Fragaria vesca subsp. vesca linkage group LG6, FraVesHawaii_1.0, whole genome shotgun sequence genome contains:
- the LOC101306652 gene encoding pentatricopeptide repeat-containing protein At4g26680, mitochondrial-like; translation: MNKLPLRQISILPTSIPKEPTFTKPSVYVKLETRNWNPIPIPHRTIPEPKGQDLDFVNVVNSHLIHSDWAKLNSLANGLTAFRVKHVFLKVQKDYVVSLEFFNWVGTHKPTSLTLETHSMILHILTKYRKFKSAESILRKILVPGNIDLPSKLFEAILYSYRSCDSSPRVFDSLFKTFAHMKKFRNATDTFCRMKDYGFYPTVESCNAYVSSLLDLNRADVALAFYREMRRCRISPNVYTLNMVMCAYCRVGKLENAVEVLEKMESMGFSATVVSYNTLIAGHCNKGLLSSAVKFKNLMVKNGLHPSVVTFNTLIDGFCKQGKLPEANIIFSEMKAANVAPNTVTYNTLINGYGQAGNSEMGSRLFEEMSKNRVSADILTYNGLILGLCKEGKTKKAAYLVKELDSKNFVPNASTFSALVGGECVRKNSDRAFLLYKSMVRSGYHPDEHTFKMLLSSFCNNRDFDGAVEILKEMFERNFVPDSDIVSDLCLGLRRCGKGKLVELLCREMESRRLIPQDFDMAKIICCGEENENAEVGNM